A single region of the Demequina sp. genome encodes:
- a CDS encoding Gfo/Idh/MocA family oxidoreductase, producing MPSPLKVAMIGNGFMGAAHSQGWRVAPRFFELPQQPQMSVLVGRDAAKNKHLASSWGWEEASEDFAATIARDDIDIVDIVTPGDTHCDMAIAALEAGKHVICEKPLANTVEEARRMADAATAAAANGVRSMVGFTYRRVPAATFARDLVRRGAVGNIRQVRGQYLQDWLMDPEAPLTWRLDKAKAGSGALGDIGAHAIDLAQFITGQRLTDVSGVLRTFVTERPVLGEGHGLSGSAGAERGPVTVDDYAAFNAQFDGGAAGLFEASRFATGRKNALRIEVAGDKGAILFDLEDMNALQYYDATAPGTEQGFRRIFVTEADHPYMQAWWPTGHMLGYEHAFSHQVKDFVEAVAGNTDPTPSFADGYQVQRVLDAVERSAGNGSAWTGTD from the coding sequence ATGCCTTCGCCACTCAAGGTTGCGATGATCGGCAATGGATTCATGGGGGCCGCGCACTCGCAGGGATGGCGGGTGGCCCCTCGGTTCTTTGAACTTCCCCAACAGCCCCAGATGAGCGTTCTGGTTGGCCGCGACGCGGCCAAGAACAAGCACCTGGCCAGCTCGTGGGGCTGGGAAGAGGCCAGCGAGGACTTCGCGGCGACGATAGCCCGTGACGACATCGACATCGTCGACATCGTCACGCCGGGAGACACGCACTGCGACATGGCGATCGCCGCCCTCGAGGCCGGCAAGCACGTCATCTGCGAGAAGCCGCTCGCCAACACGGTCGAGGAGGCTCGGCGCATGGCCGACGCTGCTACGGCCGCGGCGGCAAACGGCGTGCGGTCCATGGTTGGCTTCACCTACCGGCGCGTGCCGGCCGCCACGTTCGCGAGGGATCTCGTCAGGCGCGGCGCCGTTGGCAACATTCGTCAGGTGCGCGGGCAGTACCTTCAAGACTGGCTCATGGACCCCGAGGCCCCGCTCACGTGGCGCCTCGACAAGGCGAAGGCCGGGTCCGGAGCTCTCGGCGACATCGGCGCCCACGCGATCGACCTCGCCCAGTTCATCACTGGGCAGCGCCTCACGGATGTCTCTGGCGTCCTGCGCACCTTCGTCACCGAGCGCCCCGTTCTGGGTGAGGGCCACGGTCTGTCCGGTTCGGCGGGAGCAGAGCGCGGGCCCGTCACGGTGGACGACTACGCGGCCTTCAACGCCCAGTTCGACGGCGGCGCAGCCGGGCTGTTCGAGGCCAGCCGGTTCGCCACCGGGCGCAAGAACGCGCTCCGGATCGAGGTCGCCGGCGACAAGGGCGCGATCCTCTTCGACCTCGAGGACATGAACGCGCTCCAGTATTACGACGCAACCGCCCCGGGTACGGAGCAGGGCTTCCGCCGCATCTTCGTCACCGAGGCGGATCACCCCTACATGCAGGCGTGGTGGCCAACGGGCCACATGCTCGGTTACGAGCACGCGTTCTCGCACCAGGTGAAAGACTTCGTGGAGGCGGTCGCGGGCAACACGGATCCCACGCCATCCTTCGCCGACGGGTACCAGGTTCAGCGGGTGCTCGACGCCGTGGAGCGCAGCGCGGGCAACGGCAGCGCGTGGACCGGCACCGACTAG
- a CDS encoding substrate-binding domain-containing protein has protein sequence MNTKLSTRKRLGIAAASAVTVVALLAGCSNDSGNDGPVNSANPGDNAAAGDTVVIGFSGPAADHGWLGAINSAAKEMADSFPDVEFKMAEGTNDPALQISQVETFVNDGVDAIVLLPTDGAALTEAAIAAMDAGIPVINVDREFSSDDAARVTILGDNYGMGVSAGEYICGKLGGKSDAIVAEIAGIDSLPLTQDRTRGFNDALADCGLKVSARVAADFTVAGGQAVTEQLLSANPHIDAIWNHDDDQGVGVLAAIDAAGRDEMFMVGGAGSLNAMNAIKAGDTVLEATVIYPSTQAADGVALARLLVQGKSLSDLASPGVPHRIVLDAPVVTKDNVDQYLPIGFKS, from the coding sequence ATGAACACCAAGCTCTCGACTCGCAAGAGGCTCGGGATCGCCGCGGCATCCGCGGTGACCGTTGTGGCCCTGCTTGCGGGCTGCAGCAACGACAGCGGCAATGACGGCCCCGTCAACAGCGCCAACCCTGGAGACAATGCAGCCGCGGGTGACACCGTGGTGATCGGGTTCTCCGGACCCGCGGCCGACCACGGCTGGCTCGGCGCCATCAACTCGGCGGCGAAGGAGATGGCAGACAGCTTCCCCGACGTCGAGTTCAAGATGGCTGAAGGCACCAACGACCCGGCGCTGCAGATCAGCCAGGTCGAGACGTTCGTCAACGACGGCGTCGACGCCATCGTGCTGCTCCCAACGGACGGCGCGGCACTCACCGAGGCCGCAATCGCGGCGATGGACGCCGGCATCCCGGTCATCAACGTCGACCGCGAGTTCTCGTCTGACGACGCCGCTCGCGTCACGATCCTTGGCGACAACTACGGCATGGGCGTCAGCGCAGGTGAGTACATCTGCGGCAAGCTCGGCGGCAAGAGCGACGCCATCGTGGCCGAGATCGCGGGCATCGACTCGCTGCCCCTGACCCAGGACCGCACGCGCGGCTTCAACGACGCTCTCGCCGACTGCGGGCTCAAGGTCAGCGCCCGCGTGGCCGCCGACTTCACAGTCGCAGGCGGCCAGGCCGTCACGGAGCAGCTGCTCTCTGCCAACCCGCACATCGACGCCATCTGGAACCACGATGACGACCAGGGTGTGGGCGTGCTCGCTGCGATCGACGCGGCCGGACGCGATGAGATGTTCATGGTCGGCGGCGCCGGCTCGCTCAACGCGATGAACGCCATCAAGGCCGGTGACACCGTGCTCGAGGCGACGGTCATCTACCCGTCCACCCAGGCGGCGGACGGCGTTGCGCTTGCCCGACTCCTTGTCCAGGGCAAGAGCCTCTCCGACCTCGCATCCCCCGGGGTCCCTCACCGCATCGTGCTCGACGCACCCGTGGTGACCAAGGACAACGTCGACCAATACCTGCCGATCGGCTTCAAGTCCTAG
- a CDS encoding sugar phosphate isomerase/epimerase → MARPITLFTGQWADLPLEEVARLASGWGYDGLELACWGDHLDPWRWDEDGYVEGKLELLARYNLKVFAISNHLKGQAVCDDPIDHRHQDIVGSRVWGDGDPDGVRQRAAEEMKHTARLAKKLGVDTVIGFTGSAIWKYVAMFPPVSQEAIDAGYQDFADRWNPILDVFDEVGVRFAHEVHPSEIAYDYWTTVRTLEAIGHRPAFGLNWDPSHMVWQDLDPVGFLWDFKDRIYHVDCKDTRKRMVNGRNGRLGSHLAWADPRRGWDFISTGHGDVAWEDAFRMLNQIGYTGPISVEWEDAGMDRLLGAPEALAFVRRLAFDAPDAAFDSAFSSSD, encoded by the coding sequence ATGGCGCGACCAATCACGCTCTTTACTGGCCAGTGGGCAGACTTGCCGCTCGAGGAAGTGGCGCGCCTAGCGTCGGGCTGGGGGTATGACGGACTGGAGCTCGCCTGCTGGGGCGACCACTTGGATCCCTGGCGCTGGGACGAGGACGGCTACGTCGAGGGCAAGCTCGAGCTGCTCGCTAGGTACAACCTCAAGGTCTTCGCGATCTCCAACCACCTCAAAGGCCAGGCGGTCTGCGACGACCCCATCGACCACCGCCACCAGGACATCGTCGGGTCTCGCGTGTGGGGCGATGGCGACCCGGACGGCGTGCGTCAGCGCGCCGCAGAGGAGATGAAGCACACCGCTCGGCTGGCGAAGAAGCTGGGCGTCGACACGGTCATCGGCTTCACCGGGTCCGCGATCTGGAAGTACGTGGCGATGTTCCCGCCCGTGAGCCAGGAGGCGATCGACGCGGGCTACCAGGACTTCGCCGACCGCTGGAATCCCATCCTCGACGTCTTCGACGAGGTGGGCGTGAGGTTCGCGCACGAGGTGCATCCAAGCGAGATCGCCTACGACTACTGGACCACGGTGCGGACCCTCGAGGCCATTGGCCACCGGCCCGCGTTCGGCCTCAACTGGGACCCCAGCCACATGGTGTGGCAGGACCTCGACCCTGTCGGCTTCCTGTGGGACTTCAAGGACCGCATCTACCACGTGGACTGCAAGGACACCCGCAAGCGCATGGTCAACGGCCGCAACGGGCGACTCGGCTCGCACCTCGCATGGGCGGACCCGCGCCGTGGCTGGGACTTCATCTCCACGGGCCACGGCGACGTGGCGTGGGAGGACGCGTTCCGGATGCTCAACCAGATCGGCTACACGGGCCCCATCTCGGTGGAGTGGGAGGACGCGGGCATGGACAGGCTGCTTGGCGCCCCCGAGGCGCTTGCGTTTGTGCGACGGCTCGCCTTCGATGCGCCCGACGCTGCATTCGACTCCGCGTTCAGCAGCTCCGACTGA